The Alphaproteobacteria bacterium genome contains a region encoding:
- a CDS encoding MBOAT family O-acyltransferase — MLFQSQIYVLAFLPVTVALYYATARSAVVRQWVLIAASLFFYGWWDPRFVILVVSQITATWLLARAYERTAARAWLVAGVILNLASLGTFKYLDFLLASFEAATGGALPRAHLILPIGISFFSFQLISYLVDRMRGSAPLYPFRPFALFVLVFPHVIAGPIVRHNELVPQFALDPRREGMWARIGAGLVIFTVGFGKKVLLADRLAPVVDQFFSQATHGVLNFGEAWTAALAFSFQLFLDFSAYTEMAIGSALLFGLVLPENFRRPYLATDLRDFWRRWHISLSNFLRDYLYIPLGGSREGAARYVFATLVTMGLCGLWHGAGWTYVAWGLWHGVGLIVCRGWQQLARPLPAIAGWAITMLFVLVGWVVFRASGFATAGSILGSLAGLQGFGGALAEAKLIAIAALASALIPSAHEMKDRLLRPMPVVAVVTALLAAFCVFEVGKGAPVNFIYFQF, encoded by the coding sequence ATGCTGTTCCAAAGCCAGATCTATGTGCTCGCGTTCCTGCCGGTCACGGTCGCGCTGTACTATGCGACCGCGCGGTCGGCGGTCGTGCGTCAATGGGTGCTGATCGCGGCGTCCTTGTTCTTCTACGGCTGGTGGGACCCGCGCTTCGTCATTCTGGTCGTGAGCCAGATCACCGCGACCTGGCTGCTCGCGCGCGCCTATGAGCGGACCGCCGCTCGGGCATGGCTTGTTGCCGGCGTGATCCTCAATCTCGCGTCGCTCGGCACCTTCAAGTATCTCGACTTCCTGCTTGCCTCGTTCGAGGCCGCAACCGGCGGCGCGCTGCCGCGCGCACATCTCATCCTGCCCATCGGCATCAGCTTCTTTTCCTTCCAGCTCATCTCGTATCTCGTCGACCGCATGCGCGGGAGCGCGCCGCTCTACCCGTTCCGTCCGTTCGCGCTGTTCGTGCTGGTGTTCCCGCATGTGATCGCCGGCCCGATCGTGCGGCACAACGAGCTGGTGCCGCAGTTTGCGCTCGACCCGCGCCGCGAGGGGATGTGGGCGCGCATCGGCGCGGGGCTGGTGATCTTCACGGTTGGGTTCGGCAAGAAGGTGCTGCTCGCCGACCGGCTGGCGCCCGTCGTCGACCAGTTCTTCTCGCAGGCCACGCATGGTGTGCTCAATTTCGGCGAAGCGTGGACGGCGGCGCTCGCGTTTTCGTTCCAGCTCTTTCTCGATTTCTCCGCCTATACCGAAATGGCGATCGGCTCCGCGCTGCTGTTCGGGCTCGTGCTCCCGGAGAATTTCCGCCGGCCGTATCTCGCAACCGACCTGCGCGATTTCTGGCGCCGCTGGCACATCTCGCTGTCGAATTTCCTGCGCGACTATCTCTACATCCCGCTTGGCGGCAGCCGCGAAGGCGCCGCGCGCTATGTATTCGCCACGCTTGTCACCATGGGCCTGTGCGGGCTGTGGCACGGGGCAGGGTGGACCTACGTCGCCTGGGGGCTGTGGCATGGCGTCGGCTTGATCGTGTGCCGCGGCTGGCAACAGCTCGCGCGCCCGCTGCCGGCCATCGCAGGCTGGGCGATCACGATGCTGTTCGTGCTGGTCGGCTGGGTCGTGTTCCGTGCGAGCGGATTTGCCACGGCGGGCTCAATTCTCGGGTCGCTCGCAGGCCTCCAGGGGTTCGGCGGCGCACTCGCCGAAGCAAAGCTGATCGCGATCGCGGCGCTCGCCAGCGCGCTGATCCCGTCCGCGCACGAGATGAAGGATCGATTGCTGCGCCCAATGCCGGTGGTCGCAGTCGTGACCGCGCTGCTTGCTGCTTTCTGCGTTTTCGAGGTGGGCAAGGGCGCGCCGGTGAACTTCATCTATTTCCAGTTCTGA
- a CDS encoding DoxX family protein, producing the protein MADTPKLLVPLFGRIYAIFAPFTELLIRLIAGGSLAFHGYQILFGNIEGAGRFFESVGFENGLMWAWIVGILEFVCGLLLAIGFLTRLAAGPIIVFMIVAIVTFHWENGYNWEERGIEYPLFWAIVVLHFLVNGGGRWSVDRLIGREI; encoded by the coding sequence ATGGCCGATACACCGAAATTGCTGGTCCCGCTGTTCGGCCGCATCTATGCGATCTTTGCGCCGTTCACCGAGCTCTTGATCCGCCTGATCGCCGGCGGTTCGCTCGCGTTCCACGGCTACCAGATCCTGTTCGGCAACATCGAGGGTGCGGGGCGCTTTTTCGAAAGCGTGGGCTTCGAGAACGGCCTGATGTGGGCCTGGATTGTCGGCATTCTGGAGTTCGTTTGCGGCCTGTTGCTGGCAATCGGCTTTCTCACCCGCCTGGCAGCCGGGCCGATCATCGTGTTCATGATCGTCGCGATTGTCACCTTTCACTGGGAGAACGGCTACAACTGGGAGGAGCGCGGCATCGAGTATCCGCTGTTCTGGGCCATCGTCGTGTTGCACTTTTTGGTCAACGGCGGGGGACGCTGGTCGGTCGACAGGCTGATCGGCCGCGAAATTTGA
- a CDS encoding TIGR00730 family Rossman fold protein has translation MSTIRNVCVYCGSGPGTDPAFVEAARELGKAMAREGVGLVYGGGSKGLMGAVATAVLDNGGHVTGIIPEFLQNREQTLRRAQEVIITPDMHVRKQTMFERADAFVALPGGIGTLEELVEQLTWAQLGRHKKPILILNIKQFWDPLCALLDHMRRLDFIRLELGVTLLVAQRADEVLPMLRAAAARVGEQEKQGKPETVERM, from the coding sequence ATGAGCACGATTCGAAACGTTTGCGTCTACTGCGGGTCCGGCCCGGGGACGGACCCCGCTTTTGTTGAGGCCGCTCGCGAACTCGGCAAGGCCATGGCCCGCGAGGGCGTCGGCCTTGTCTACGGTGGAGGCTCCAAAGGCCTGATGGGCGCGGTGGCGACCGCCGTGCTCGACAATGGCGGGCACGTCACCGGCATCATTCCGGAATTCCTGCAGAACCGCGAGCAGACATTACGGCGCGCGCAGGAGGTGATCATTACCCCCGACATGCACGTGCGCAAGCAGACCATGTTCGAGCGCGCCGACGCGTTCGTGGCACTGCCCGGCGGCATCGGCACGCTGGAGGAGCTGGTCGAGCAGCTCACCTGGGCCCAGCTCGGCCGCCACAAGAAGCCGATCCTGATCCTGAACATCAAGCAGTTCTGGGACCCGCTGTGCGCGCTGCTCGATCACATGCGGCGGCTCGATTTCATCCGGCTCGAGCTCGGCGTGACGCTGCTGGTCGCGCAACGGGCGGACGAGGTGCTGCCGATGCTGCGCGCGGCTGCGGCCCGGGTCGGCGAGCAGGAGAAGCAAGGCAAGCCCGAGACAGTCGAGCGGATGTAG
- a CDS encoding VOC family protein: MIDHISIAVSDLSRATSFYEAVLRTIGYELLVVRGSTVGFGKRYPEFWLNARPDMDPLPANNGSHICLRVRSTDLVDAFHAAAIANGATSNGAPGLRPHERIAGYYAAFIRDHDGNRVEAVTFTT; encoded by the coding sequence ATGATCGATCACATTTCCATCGCGGTCAGCGATCTGTCGCGTGCGACCAGCTTCTACGAAGCGGTGTTGCGCACGATCGGTTACGAACTGCTGGTGGTGCGCGGCTCGACCGTCGGCTTCGGCAAGCGGTATCCCGAGTTCTGGCTCAACGCGCGGCCCGACATGGACCCGCTGCCGGCCAACAACGGCTCGCACATCTGCCTGCGGGTGCGCTCGACCGATCTGGTCGACGCGTTCCATGCGGCGGCGATCGCGAACGGCGCCACCTCGAACGGCGCGCCCGGCCTGCGACCGCATGAGAGGATTGCGGGCTATTACGCGGCCTTCATCCGCGATCATGACGGCAATCGCGTCGAGGCCGTGACGTTTACCACCTGA
- the hmgA gene encoding homogentisate 1,2-dioxygenase, giving the protein MNELVSPAISAARPAHGPAGPNYMSGFGNTFETEALPGALPVGRNSPQKVNYGLYAEQLSGSPFTAPQSTNERSWLYRIRPGVRHTGRFERIDGGLIRTAPQRESDAPIGQLRWGPTPIPPDKLTFITGLRTMTTAGDCETMAGMAAHVALVTAPMVRVHFCNADGELLIVAQQGRLRFRTEFGVIEIEPGEVCVIPRGIIFRVEPVEGAARAYVCENYGGGFTLPDRGPIGANCLANPRDFLTPIAAYEDVEAPHTLILKWGGDLYRTHTSHSPLDVVAWHGNYYPYKYDLRRFSPVGAIAFDHPDPSIFTVMTSPSETAGTANIDFVIFPERWAVAENTFRPPWYHRNIMSEFMGLVYGVYDAKPEGFVPGGMSLHNQMLPHGPDADAFNHASNVELKPVKLSNTLAFMFETRFRQRVTRYAAGLETLQHGYIDCWSGLNKNFNPNKREP; this is encoded by the coding sequence ATGAACGAACTCGTCTCGCCCGCGATCAGCGCCGCGCGGCCCGCGCATGGCCCCGCCGGCCCGAACTACATGTCGGGCTTCGGCAACACGTTCGAGACCGAGGCGTTGCCCGGTGCGCTGCCGGTCGGCCGCAATTCGCCGCAGAAGGTGAACTACGGGCTTTATGCCGAGCAGCTCTCCGGCTCGCCGTTCACCGCGCCGCAGTCCACCAATGAGCGCTCGTGGCTCTACCGCATTCGCCCTGGCGTGCGTCACACCGGGCGCTTCGAGCGCATCGATGGCGGCCTGATCCGCACCGCGCCCCAGCGCGAGAGCGACGCCCCGATCGGACAGTTGCGCTGGGGCCCGACGCCGATCCCTCCCGACAAACTGACCTTCATCACCGGCCTGCGCACCATGACCACCGCGGGCGACTGCGAGACCATGGCCGGCATGGCGGCGCATGTCGCGCTCGTCACCGCGCCGATGGTGCGCGTGCATTTCTGCAACGCGGATGGCGAACTGCTGATCGTCGCGCAGCAGGGCAGGCTGCGTTTCCGCACGGAGTTCGGCGTGATCGAGATCGAGCCGGGTGAAGTGTGCGTCATTCCGCGCGGGATCATCTTTCGGGTCGAGCCGGTCGAGGGCGCGGCGCGCGCGTATGTGTGCGAGAACTACGGCGGCGGCTTCACGTTGCCCGACCGCGGACCGATCGGCGCGAATTGCCTCGCCAACCCACGCGACTTCCTTACGCCGATCGCCGCCTATGAAGATGTTGAAGCGCCGCACACGCTGATCTTGAAATGGGGCGGCGATCTTTACCGCACGCACACGTCCCATTCGCCGCTCGATGTCGTGGCGTGGCACGGCAACTACTATCCCTACAAATACGACCTGCGCCGTTTCTCGCCGGTCGGCGCGATCGCGTTCGATCATCCCGATCCATCGATCTTCACGGTGATGACCTCGCCCTCCGAAACGGCGGGGACCGCCAACATCGACTTCGTGATCTTTCCCGAGCGCTGGGCGGTCGCCGAAAACACATTCCGCCCACCCTGGTATCACCGCAACATCATGTCGGAGTTCATGGGGCTGGTGTACGGCGTGTACGATGCCAAGCCCGAGGGATTCGTGCCCGGCGGCATGAGCCTGCACAACCAGATGCTGCCGCACGGGCCCGACGCGGACGCGTTCAATCACGCCAGCAATGTCGAGCTAAAGCCGGTGAAGCTTTCGAACACGCTCGCCTTCATGTTCGAGACGCGCTTCCGGCAGCGCGTGACCCGATATGCCGCCGGGCTCGAAACGCTGCAGCACGGCTACATCGATTGCTGGAGCGGGCTGAACAAGAACTTCAATCCGAACAAGCGCGAACCGTGA
- a CDS encoding CreA family protein → MTRFALALVLTLVPLVAQAADEPDLIFRKSTVFHLASPNDKLATYGVDDPIVDGVACHFTAPERGGWKGWLGLAEEVSDVSLACRQVGPIKFTAKFEQGDDVFRRRRSLFFKKMQIVRGCDTKRNVLVYMVYSDRLIEGSPKNSTSTVPIMPWGASGDVAKCAEWLEK, encoded by the coding sequence ATGACGCGTTTTGCTTTGGCTCTCGTACTCACGCTGGTGCCGTTGGTGGCACAGGCAGCCGACGAGCCTGATCTCATCTTCCGCAAGTCGACGGTGTTTCACCTCGCATCGCCGAACGACAAGCTCGCGACCTATGGGGTGGACGACCCGATCGTCGACGGCGTCGCGTGCCACTTCACCGCGCCTGAGAGGGGCGGCTGGAAGGGCTGGCTCGGGCTCGCCGAGGAAGTCTCCGACGTCTCGCTCGCCTGCCGGCAGGTCGGGCCCATCAAGTTCACCGCCAAGTTCGAGCAGGGCGACGACGTATTCCGGCGGCGCCGCTCGCTGTTCTTCAAGAAGATGCAGATCGTGCGCGGCTGCGACACGAAGCGGAATGTGCTGGTCTACATGGTCTATTCGGACCGGCTGATTGAAGGCTCGCCGAAGAATTCGACCTCGACGGTGCCGATCATGCCATGGGGCGCGAGCGGCGATGTTGCGAAATGCGCGGAGTGGCTGGAGAAGTAG
- a CDS encoding GNAT family N-acetyltransferase — MNATAHPQFALRPFLLEDTPLLAEIFRASVEELTADDYSEGQQKAWASAADDEEEFARRLEGQLTLIATMNGSPVGFASLANNETIDLLYVHPAAAGHGAGAMLVDALEKLAGARGAKRLTADVSDTAQNFFKKHGFAATQRNTVQLGGEWLANTTMEKALKGPPR; from the coding sequence ATGAATGCCACCGCCCATCCGCAATTCGCGCTCCGTCCCTTCCTCCTCGAGGACACGCCGCTGCTGGCCGAGATTTTCCGCGCCAGCGTCGAGGAATTGACCGCCGACGATTACAGCGAGGGCCAGCAGAAAGCCTGGGCTTCGGCCGCCGACGACGAGGAGGAATTCGCCCGCCGGCTCGAGGGCCAACTCACGCTCATCGCGACCATGAACGGCTCGCCGGTCGGTTTCGCCTCGCTCGCCAACAATGAGACGATCGATCTCCTCTACGTGCATCCGGCGGCGGCCGGGCATGGCGCCGGCGCCATGCTGGTCGATGCGCTGGAGAAGCTCGCCGGCGCGCGCGGTGCGAAGCGCCTCACCGCCGACGTCAGCGATACCGCGCAGAACTTCTTCAAGAAGCACGGCTTTGCGGCGACACAACGCAACACCGTGCAGCTCGGCGGCGAATGGCTCGCCAACACGACGATGGAAAAAGCACTGAAGGGACCGCCGCGATGA
- the cysS gene encoding cysteine--tRNA ligase, with protein MELKLYDTLTREKRAFTPLDPARVRMYVCGPTVYDFAHIGNARPVIVFDVLFRLLRHLYGADKVTYVRNITDVDDKINARAAERGIPIRELTEGTYNNFSEDVAALGCLPPTVEPRATEHIEEMRVLIDRLVASGNAYAAEDNVLFSVPSMPDYGRLSKRSRDEMVAGARVDVAPYKRDPMDFVLWKPSKEGEPGWPSPAGIATPGRPGWHIECSAMSWKHLGETFDIHGGGIDLEFPHHENEIAQSRCAFHTPLMANFWMHNGFLQVEGEKMSKSLGNFFTIREVLADWQGDVIRLAMLSTHYTQPINWTVKGLQEAEKALANFFDAASSDAEPRPAPGVLDALADDLNTPKAIAEMHALRNAAGRKALAGTLAFFGFRPEAFAQWRDARAPAPSLPVEEIDRRIAARLSARKARNFAEADRIRDELAALGVVLKDSKDGTTWEMVR; from the coding sequence GTGGAACTCAAGCTCTACGACACATTGACGCGCGAGAAGCGGGCCTTCACCCCGCTCGATCCGGCGCGCGTGCGCATGTATGTCTGCGGGCCGACGGTCTATGACTTCGCCCACATCGGCAACGCGCGGCCGGTCATCGTCTTCGATGTGCTGTTCCGCCTGCTCCGCCACCTCTACGGGGCGGACAAGGTTACGTATGTGCGCAACATCACGGATGTGGACGACAAGATCAACGCGCGTGCCGCCGAGCGCGGCATCCCGATCCGCGAGTTGACCGAAGGCACCTACAACAACTTCAGTGAGGACGTGGCGGCGCTGGGCTGCCTGCCGCCGACGGTTGAGCCGCGCGCGACCGAGCATATCGAAGAGATGAGGGTGCTGATCGACCGGCTGGTCGCCTCCGGCAACGCCTATGCGGCCGAGGACAATGTGCTGTTCAGCGTGCCCTCGATGCCGGATTACGGCAGGCTCTCGAAGCGATCGCGCGACGAAATGGTGGCGGGCGCGCGCGTCGACGTGGCGCCCTACAAGCGCGATCCGATGGACTTCGTGCTGTGGAAGCCCTCGAAAGAGGGCGAGCCCGGCTGGCCGTCACCTGCCGGCATCGCAACGCCGGGGCGGCCCGGCTGGCACATCGAATGCTCGGCGATGAGCTGGAAGCATCTCGGCGAGACCTTCGACATTCACGGCGGGGGCATCGATCTCGAATTTCCCCACCACGAGAACGAGATCGCGCAGTCGCGCTGCGCCTTCCATACGCCGCTGATGGCGAACTTCTGGATGCACAACGGCTTCCTGCAGGTCGAAGGCGAGAAGATGTCGAAGAGCCTCGGCAACTTCTTCACGATCCGTGAAGTCCTCGCCGACTGGCAAGGCGACGTGATCCGTCTCGCGATGCTCTCAACGCATTACACCCAGCCGATTAACTGGACCGTGAAAGGGCTGCAGGAAGCGGAGAAGGCGCTCGCCAATTTCTTCGATGCGGCGTCGTCTGACGCCGAGCCACGCCCGGCGCCGGGCGTACTCGACGCGCTCGCCGACGATCTCAACACGCCGAAAGCGATCGCCGAGATGCACGCGCTGCGCAATGCCGCGGGGCGCAAGGCGCTCGCCGGGACGCTGGCGTTCTTCGGCTTCCGTCCCGAGGCGTTTGCACAGTGGCGCGATGCGCGCGCGCCCGCTCCGTCGCTGCCGGTGGAAGAGATCGACCGCCGCATCGCCGCGCGTCTTTCCGCCCGCAAAGCCAGGAACTTCGCCGAGGCCGATCGCATCCGGGATGAACTGGCGGCGCTCGGCGTGGTGCTGAAGGACTCGAAAGATGGCACCACTTGGGAGATGGTGCGATGA
- a CDS encoding DoxX family protein has translation MASTRYYFPVLGGVYDKVTPFALLILRVGLGLILIPHGAQKLFGWFGGMGYVKFVELFDKLGYKPGALWLTLVALTEFGGGILLVLGLFTRFAALAVVVFMIVAVHFTSGKGFFWTAGGLEYSLLIGLVALVFLIRGGGDYSLDRKLGREL, from the coding sequence ATGGCCAGCACGCGCTACTATTTTCCGGTACTTGGCGGGGTCTACGACAAGGTCACGCCTTTCGCGCTGCTCATCTTGCGCGTCGGGCTGGGGTTGATCCTCATTCCGCATGGCGCGCAGAAGCTGTTCGGCTGGTTCGGCGGAATGGGCTACGTGAAGTTCGTCGAGTTGTTCGACAAGCTGGGCTACAAGCCGGGCGCGCTCTGGCTCACGCTCGTTGCGCTGACGGAATTCGGCGGCGGCATTCTGCTGGTGCTCGGACTGTTCACGCGCTTCGCCGCGCTCGCGGTCGTGGTCTTCATGATCGTCGCGGTTCACTTCACGTCCGGCAAAGGATTCTTCTGGACAGCGGGCGGGCTCGAATATTCGCTGCTCATCGGTCTCGTCGCCCTGGTGTTCCTGATCCGAGGCGGCGGTGACTATTCGCTCGACCGGAAACTCGGACGCGAACTGTAA
- a CDS encoding VOC family protein produces the protein MYSHITVGTSKLTRAMRFYDAALAPLGLKRTRTFKIAASYAPENYSGVNAPFWVVRPLDQKEASPGNGVTVAFDAPTRAAVDAFHAAALAAGGADEGPPGIREHYHPNYYGAYVRDPDGNKICVVCHHAAAAVAA, from the coding sequence ATGTACAGTCACATCACCGTCGGGACCTCCAAGCTCACCCGCGCGATGCGCTTCTACGATGCGGCGCTTGCGCCGCTGGGCTTGAAGCGCACGCGCACCTTCAAGATCGCGGCGAGCTACGCGCCCGAGAACTACTCCGGGGTCAACGCGCCGTTCTGGGTGGTGCGCCCGCTCGATCAGAAGGAGGCGTCGCCCGGTAACGGTGTGACCGTGGCGTTCGATGCGCCGACGCGCGCGGCGGTCGATGCCTTCCATGCGGCAGCGCTTGCGGCCGGCGGCGCCGACGAGGGGCCGCCGGGCATTCGCGAGCACTATCATCCGAACTACTACGGCGCTTACGTCCGCGATCCGGACGGCAACAAGATTTGCGTGGTGTGCCACCACGCCGCCGCGGCCGTGGCGGCCTGA
- the cimA gene encoding citramalate synthase, producing the protein MPRERLFLFDTTLRDGAQMNGVDFTLHDKLAIAKLLDELGIDYIEGGYPGANPTDTDLFSQERKLGATFTAFGMTRRPGRSTSNDPGLATLLDAKADAICFVAKTWDYHVKVALETTNEENLASIRDSVQAAKQKGREVLIDCEHFFDGYKANPDYALACAKAAHEAGARWVVLCDTNGGTLPHEVEAIVGDVVKHVPGDHVGIHAHNDTEQAVANSLAAVRAGARQIQGTLNGLGERCGNANLISIIPTLKLKPEFADRFEIAVTDEKLKSLAHASRTIDEMLNRAPNRHAPYVGESAFATKAGIHASAIAKDPATYEHVLPDLVGNERKILVSDQAGRSNVLSELERIGLTVDKSDSRITRLLDEVKEREAQGYAYEAAGASFELLARRVLGRVPEYFAVEKFDVSVEQRINAVGQRVTVSMAIVKVKVGDESMISAAEGNGPVNALDVALRKDLGKYQKYIEGLELTDYRVRILNGGTEAVTRVLIESQDETGARWTTVGVSPNIIDASFQALMDSIVYKLVRIGAPA; encoded by the coding sequence ATGCCGCGCGAACGGCTGTTTTTGTTCGATACGACGCTGCGCGACGGCGCGCAGATGAACGGCGTCGATTTTACGCTGCACGACAAGCTCGCGATCGCCAAGCTGCTCGATGAGCTCGGCATCGACTACATCGAGGGCGGCTATCCGGGCGCGAACCCGACGGACACCGACCTGTTCTCGCAGGAGCGCAAACTCGGCGCGACGTTCACGGCATTCGGCATGACGCGGCGGCCCGGCCGCTCGACCTCGAACGACCCGGGCCTGGCGACGCTGCTCGATGCGAAGGCGGATGCGATCTGCTTCGTGGCGAAGACGTGGGATTATCACGTGAAGGTCGCACTGGAGACAACAAACGAGGAAAACCTCGCCTCGATCCGCGACAGCGTGCAGGCCGCGAAACAGAAGGGCCGCGAGGTGCTGATCGACTGCGAGCATTTCTTCGACGGCTACAAGGCCAATCCGGACTACGCGCTGGCCTGCGCGAAGGCAGCGCACGAGGCGGGCGCGCGCTGGGTCGTGCTGTGCGACACCAATGGCGGGACGCTGCCGCACGAGGTCGAGGCGATCGTCGGCGACGTGGTGAAGCATGTGCCCGGCGACCATGTCGGCATCCATGCGCACAACGATACCGAACAGGCGGTGGCGAATTCGCTGGCCGCGGTGCGCGCCGGGGCGCGCCAGATCCAGGGCACGCTCAACGGGCTGGGCGAACGCTGCGGCAACGCCAACCTCATCTCGATCATACCGACTTTGAAACTGAAGCCGGAGTTCGCGGACAGGTTCGAGATCGCGGTCACCGACGAAAAGCTCAAGTCGCTCGCCCACGCCTCGCGCACCATCGACGAGATGCTCAACCGCGCGCCGAACCGGCACGCGCCTTACGTAGGCGAGAGCGCGTTCGCCACCAAGGCCGGCATTCACGCCTCGGCGATCGCCAAGGACCCGGCGACCTACGAGCACGTACTGCCCGACCTTGTCGGCAACGAGCGGAAAATCCTGGTGTCGGACCAGGCCGGCCGGTCGAACGTGCTGAGCGAACTCGAGCGTATCGGCCTGACCGTCGACAAAAGCGATTCTCGCATCACCCGCCTGCTCGACGAGGTGAAGGAGCGCGAGGCGCAGGGCTATGCCTACGAGGCAGCCGGCGCGTCGTTCGAGTTGCTGGCGCGCCGCGTGCTCGGCCGGGTGCCGGAGTATTTTGCGGTCGAGAAATTCGACGTCAGCGTGGAGCAGCGCATCAATGCGGTCGGCCAGCGCGTCACCGTGTCGATGGCGATCGTCAAGGTGAAGGTCGGCGACGAAAGCATGATCTCGGCGGCCGAGGGCAACGGCCCGGTCAATGCGCTCGACGTCGCGCTGCGCAAGGACCTCGGCAAGTACCAGAAATACATCGAGGGGCTCGAACTCACCGACTACCGTGTGCGTATCCTCAACGGCGGCACCGAGGCCGTGACCCGCGTTTTGATCGAGAGCCAGGACGAGACCGGCGCACGCTGGACCACGGTCGGCGTCTCGCCGAACATCATCGATGCCTCGTTCCAGGCGCTGATGGATTCGATCGTGTACAAGCTCGTGAGAATCGGCGCGCCCGCATGA